The following proteins come from a genomic window of Gynuella sunshinyii YC6258:
- a CDS encoding DUF4372 domain-containing protein, whose translation MSHHNTVIAQLLKLIPRHEFECLANEHHSGRAFRKASRWSQFVTMTISQLSGRCSLRDIVDNMNAQNSSPLPSGLGKIITHDVIAD comes from the coding sequence ATGAGCCATCACAATACAGTCATCGCCCAATTGCTAAAACTGATTCCCAGACATGAGTTTGAGTGTCTGGCCAATGAGCATCACAGCGGTCGTGCATTTCGAAAGGCATCCCGGTGGTCTCAGTTTGTCACCATGACCATTTCCCAGTTGTCAGGACGCTGCAGCTTGAGGGATATCGTTGATAATATGAACGCCCAAAATTCATCGCCTCTACCATCTGGGCTCGGCAAAATTATCACGCACGACGTTATCGCGGATTAA
- a CDS encoding transposase: MDLCLSVFPWAEFRSTKGAIKLHVGLNRSGYLPEFMHIIEGKTHDAKAAKSLKLSSGSIVVFDKACNDYAWYKQLEDNGIFFVTMAW; the protein is encoded by the coding sequence ATAGATTTATGTCTGAGTGTTTTTCCATGGGCTGAATTCCGATCAACCAAAGGTGCCATCAAATTGCACGTTGGCTTGAATCGCTCCGGCTATTTACCCGAGTTTATGCACATTATCGAAGGTAAAACCCATGATGCCAAGGCGGCTAAAAGCTTGAAGCTGAGCTCCGGCAGCATCGTTGTGTTTGATAAGGCCTGCAATGACTACGCATGGTATAAGCAATTGGAAGATAACGGAATTTTCTTTGTGACAATGGCCTGGTGA